One window of Nocardia sp. NBC_00508 genomic DNA carries:
- a CDS encoding NAD(P)-binding protein, which produces MDRVCIVGAGPSGRSTARALRRLGIEYDHYERQRDVCGAATTADATFVSVRRGYHVIPKHVFDVPADVFGMRGPELPRRVERPVFQALLRLLQGDPTRLDMRAAGAGTARVA; this is translated from the coding sequence ATGGATCGGGTATGCATCGTCGGGGCAGGACCGTCCGGGCGCTCGACCGCGCGTGCATTGCGTCGGCTGGGCATCGAGTACGACCACTACGAGCGGCAGCGTGATGTCTGTGGTGCGGCCACCACCGCCGACGCGACCTTCGTCAGCGTTCGGCGCGGATATCACGTGATCCCGAAACACGTATTCGATGTTCCCGCAGACGTTTTCGGTATGCGCGGGCCCGAGTTGCCACGCCGCGTGGAGCGGCCGGTGTTCCAGGCGCTGCTGCGCCTGTTGCAGGGCGATCCGACCCGGTTGGACATGCGTGCCGCCGGCGCCGGCACCGCGCGGGTGGCGTGA
- a CDS encoding AraC family transcriptional regulator produces the protein MHDDPTLTGAVIPPTALGGVLEIADRHAIVTDTWFAGTGLSRAQLATPDTKVSFRQAATVLRRALRALPPGPIGIRAGSRDVQLSFGMLGFAIRCCRTGAEALAIGLELHQAAGSLMDFESERFGAEFAIRMTERAPEPELLPFLCEDACCSTSVLIRAVLGADIAATRLEFTYPAPAYAADYRRAFRCPVQFGADANRIYFPADLLTRRIPTHNPTELPTALAAARRLLGLADVRSDIVATVESLLRTNLRRPMTMVDVAARLNITERTLRRRLADAGQQFGAVRDQVRHERAALLLRESGQSIAEIAAAVGFSDAREFRRAYLRWTGRPPSADR, from the coding sequence ATGCACGATGACCCCACCCTGACCGGTGCGGTCATCCCCCCGACCGCGCTCGGGGGCGTGCTCGAGATCGCCGACCGGCACGCAATCGTCACCGATACGTGGTTTGCCGGTACCGGACTGTCGCGCGCGCAGCTGGCGACACCGGACACGAAAGTCTCGTTCCGACAAGCCGCTACCGTGCTGCGCCGGGCACTACGGGCACTGCCTCCGGGCCCGATCGGTATCCGGGCCGGTAGTCGGGACGTGCAGTTGTCGTTCGGCATGCTCGGCTTCGCCATCCGGTGCTGCCGCACCGGCGCCGAGGCACTCGCCATCGGCCTCGAACTGCATCAGGCCGCGGGGAGCCTGATGGATTTCGAGTCCGAGCGATTCGGGGCCGAGTTCGCGATCCGGATGACCGAACGCGCTCCGGAACCGGAACTGCTGCCGTTTCTGTGCGAGGACGCCTGCTGCAGCACATCGGTGCTGATCCGCGCCGTGCTCGGCGCCGACATCGCCGCCACCCGGCTGGAATTCACCTATCCGGCCCCGGCGTACGCCGCGGACTACCGGCGTGCGTTCCGCTGCCCGGTGCAGTTCGGCGCCGACGCCAACCGCATCTACTTCCCTGCCGACCTGCTCACCCGCCGGATCCCGACCCACAACCCCACCGAACTGCCCACCGCGCTCGCGGCCGCCCGCCGGCTCCTCGGTCTCGCCGACGTCCGCTCCGATATCGTCGCCACGGTCGAGTCACTACTCCGCACGAACCTGCGCCGGCCGATGACCATGGTCGATGTCGCGGCGCGGCTCAACATCACCGAACGCACCCTCCGACGGCGGCTCGCCGACGCCGGACAGCAGTTCGGTGCGGTCCGCGACCAGGTCCGCCACGAACGCGCGGCGCTGCTGCTGCGCGAATCCGGCCAATCGATCGCCGAAATCGCAGCGGCCGTCGGATTCAGCGACGCCCGAGAGTTCCGCCGCGCCTACCTTCGCTGGACCGGCCGGCCGCCCAGTGCCGACCGATAG
- a CDS encoding GNAT family N-acetyltransferase yields the protein MIVRLAREDDLAGLLELAGQVEHWFGPMVDDAGFHAAVRRHIRAGTALVARSAGAEVLGGLMFGAQPPTYRVEWLVVAEQARGHGIGRALTTDAIRRHVRCPGTLEAVTFGADHPGAAASGARAFYERMGFDPAEAAAPGPEGGSRQVYRRRI from the coding sequence ATGATTGTCAGGCTTGCACGGGAAGACGACCTCGCCGGACTTCTCGAACTGGCGGGGCAGGTCGAGCACTGGTTCGGCCCGATGGTCGACGACGCCGGATTCCATGCGGCGGTGCGGCGGCACATTCGGGCGGGCACGGCGCTCGTCGCCCGGTCTGCCGGGGCCGAAGTGCTCGGCGGCCTCATGTTCGGCGCGCAGCCACCGACCTACCGCGTGGAGTGGTTGGTCGTCGCGGAGCAGGCGCGCGGGCACGGCATCGGACGAGCCTTGACCACGGACGCGATACGCCGACACGTGCGCTGCCCCGGCACACTCGAGGCGGTCACCTTCGGGGCCGATCACCCCGGCGCGGCAGCCAGCGGCGCTCGTGCGTTCTACGAGCGCATGGGCTTCGATCCCGCGGAAGCCGCGGCTCCCGGGCCGGAAGGCGGTTCACGGCAGGTCTACCGGCGGCGTATCTGA
- a CDS encoding GNAT family N-acetyltransferase, whose protein sequence is MEVATPEIRLLKPDEWAAFRRIRLRALADTPQFFGSTLAEARARTEGDWRRALADRAQFLAESAGVELGTVAGMPDPERDGVHLISMWVAPQARGTGVSDRLVRAVLDWAAAGGHRVVRLEVAERNTFAERLYLRNGFVRTGVSGAMAPGDPRREFEMEWRLPRSGLSHRS, encoded by the coding sequence ATGGAGGTCGCGACACCGGAGATCAGGCTTCTCAAGCCGGACGAATGGGCGGCGTTCCGGCGCATCCGGCTCAGGGCATTGGCCGACACGCCGCAGTTCTTCGGTTCCACCCTTGCCGAGGCGCGGGCCCGCACCGAAGGTGACTGGCGGCGGGCGCTGGCGGATCGGGCACAATTCCTGGCCGAGTCGGCCGGGGTCGAGCTGGGCACGGTCGCGGGCATGCCGGATCCGGAACGCGATGGTGTGCACTTGATTTCGATGTGGGTGGCGCCGCAGGCACGGGGGACCGGGGTGTCGGACCGCCTGGTCCGCGCGGTGCTCGATTGGGCCGCGGCGGGTGGCCACCGCGTGGTCCGATTGGAGGTCGCCGAGCGCAACACCTTCGCCGAGCGGTTGTATCTGCGCAACGGTTTCGTGCGGACGGGCGTGAGTGGGGCGATGGCCCCTGGCGACCCGCGGCGGGAATTCGAGATGGAGTGGCGTCTACCGCGGTCCGGTTTGTCCCATCGTTCGTAG
- a CDS encoding helix-turn-helix domain-containing protein — translation MASVETRSRVGGLLREWRQRRRLSQLDLALAADTSARHLSYLETGRAAPSRAMVLRLCDTLDVPLRERNTLLLAAGYAPAYRESSLDDTHLRSVRAALDTMLSAHEPYPAVVVDRLWNVVTGNAAMSVLMDGVPAHVQAPRPNVYRLVLHPDGLASRLANLTQVRALFLERLARQVSASGDHELAALYDEVSGYPDPPDAADTAEVGAPPGPFEVPIRIRTPAGELSMFSTMATFGAPADVTLSELAIELFYPLDEFTAAALRGRAAVANS, via the coding sequence ATGGCATCGGTGGAGACGCGCTCGAGAGTGGGCGGCCTGCTGCGCGAATGGCGGCAGCGGCGCAGGTTGAGTCAGCTGGATCTGGCGCTGGCGGCCGACACCTCGGCGCGTCATCTCTCGTACCTGGAGACCGGGCGCGCCGCGCCGAGCCGGGCGATGGTGCTGCGGCTGTGCGATACGCTGGATGTGCCGCTGCGCGAACGCAATACGCTGCTGCTGGCGGCCGGCTACGCGCCGGCGTATCGGGAGAGCAGCCTCGACGATACGCATCTCAGGTCGGTCCGAGCCGCCCTGGACACCATGCTGAGCGCGCACGAACCCTATCCGGCGGTGGTCGTCGACCGGCTGTGGAACGTGGTGACCGGCAACGCCGCGATGAGCGTGCTGATGGACGGCGTTCCCGCGCACGTGCAGGCGCCGCGCCCGAATGTGTACCGACTGGTGTTGCACCCGGACGGACTCGCGTCCCGGCTGGCCAACCTCACCCAGGTCCGCGCGCTGTTCCTGGAACGACTTGCCAGGCAGGTCAGCGCGAGCGGCGACCACGAGCTGGCGGCGCTGTACGACGAAGTGTCCGGTTACCCGGACCCGCCGGACGCCGCCGACACAGCGGAAGTCGGCGCGCCGCCGGGCCCGTTCGAAGTGCCGATCCGGATCCGCACACCAGCGGGCGAACTGTCGATGTTCAGCACGATGGCCACCTTCGGCGCACCCGCTGACGTCACGCTGTCCGAGCTGGCCATCGAATTGTTCTACCCGCTGGACGAATTCACCGCGGCCGCGCTGCGCGGGCGCGCGGCCGTGGCGAATTCGTGA
- a CDS encoding amino acid adenylation domain-containing protein produces MTSEPSATPHRPEAWPVSAYQRDVLSVAFRYGPAPVTRNAYCAFLDEPFDMARLQAVVRRALLGDPALRLRFEFSEGRFWQWVSDELPEVELIDLSWASDPAAARREWVNRANVTPSPPRRPFRVAALVDGPDHFHLYVAMHHAMIDGWGVNALWAALVDNYSRSDLPLDLLAEPDPVTEQTDRGVRTYRKIAAEHEEYLSSAQWVADRDALVRRFEGVVPALFSGRPSTPNVDRGRRRVVVEPAFLDRIRATGFSVFAFTVSALAAYLTTVHRSEEVVIGVPMLNRHNPETFRTAGHRTNVVPLRIRVDPAAPLSAVASEVAAQIRELKRYERFPYGDLARALSSDPTAPPLFDVAYSYIKMPSSDHLDKILGTIDIVNPGTVLEALNILAVEHARDGSLNLQLYYDRDVFDESFPFESVVRSIGALLVAALDRPDAPISALPLMPARELAAVTAFETGPREQFPYTTIDRLFLEVAAEHPDRMAIEPVAGSGRQALRYGELSALADGFAARLRALGVTGNECVPVVLTRSTELLIAIFGTLRAGCAYVPLDPDFPATRIETVLADCGARFVAAGPEHQAVFDKLGVTRIAVTDTVPARGVENVSHPADLSYLIYTSGSTGIPKGVMIEHRSVVNRLTWMQRRYPLHAEDVILQKTPVTFDVSVWELFWWAITGARLALLEPGGERDPRRIVDAIAAHTVTVLHFVPSMLAAFVDELAADPATVARIGSLRRVFCSGEALPPALVRRFHAVFTAAGATAPELVNLYGPTEATVDVSYFDCPRDDALDLVPIGRPIDNIDLLVLDETGRRVPVGVPGELNIAGVGVARGYRGRPELTAAAFVDDRAVAGRRRYRTGDLARWLPDGNLEYLGRFDDQVKIRGNRVTLGEVHNAMLGCRGVRAAAVVDEVSEAHGVQLVGYFVGTDVTGAEIAEQIAARLPRYMVPTRLVRVDRIPLTRNGKLDRRALAEQLVLGHGAERIAGGEPRNDVEARLARVWCTVLGVESIGIYDNFFTHGGDSILALSVRTAAERAGLSFDVDAFYQAPTIAELARVVRASDGDHARAVAPLATVPLIDRAALHHAEDAFPATALQLGMLYHSIERADSVTYKDVFRYRLEIPWDDPEFRAAVDRLVRRQPALRSSFELSRYSIPLQIVHAEPRYELEIVDLGDTDEWDGEELIESYLQERTHAHYDISVAPLFAVRVFVRPGPHAPVGTVDLVLSFHHAILDGWSVATSVLELLLDYLSHLGMTQTRIEATPHPATVLAEYAQAEQGSMHDIAAREYWLTTLAGAEPTALTALGAHQPAVAGAPRARALVPRRLAERVSAFATRHQIPENSVYLAAHCLALRALTGRTDVTTGVVRHGRPDRAGAERVAGLFLNTLPIRLDSTATTWRAAVEQIARREREAYPYRRYPLRSILADGGPVFETAFNFVNYHVFQPMVVLDGVRLVDFDVREETNFQLLVTAATDPRDGRMWLRVDGDHTLSAEQCETVALTQLRMLAGIVADPDAALDLGAGPAAARDVGALVAEAAALDPAGIAVAGDDESLTYDELIERSDRLARRLVGLGVSPGDRVGILMGRRAELILLVLALTRIGAACVPLDVSYPRARLNLMIDRARPHRVIADADYRDIVDDADLVLDTTVLFDDSAELPDVAMPDQVSPDAVAYVLFTSGSTGEPKGVAMPHRGLTSLVDWQIRAATGIGLRSTLQLAPLSFDVSFQEIFTTLAAGSTLRVSSADLRSNVEQLLETVVQERIERLFLPYVALQAFAEAAVALRRFPTDLKVLISSGEQLRITDEIRALCKVVPGLVLENQYGPTESHVATTFTLHGPADEFPALPPIGRAVDGDTVELLDSALRPVPDGVIGEIYLGGRSLARGYEGRPALTAQRFVATHAGGIRYRTGDLGVRLFSGDIVCLGRSDSQVKIRGFRVEPAEVELGILGLVEKFPGITEAAVVARGFGGIDGSLIAFLVGSAEQTDLAALRHDLRAVLPAHMVPSRFIWLDELPRTPSGKRDDATLREYGEDVTDSVAAQREPADEYERSAVQLLAEYAGLRAIGVDDDFFAVGGTSIGAMRVVMALTRRWGVEVPLDAFISAPTAAGLATLVRAGGDVHRTFDPLVPLSAEGTKPPLFLVHPIGGNVLCYLTLVRYLDPDRPVYGLQAAGADPGSAPEKTIAAMTESYLEAVRRVHPTGPYHLAGWSFGGYVALEMARQLPEEEVSSVTLLDTMALRAQARTPIPEEKLIRWFFLELLWYARGSQSALVDFEPDVHGSEELFAAMLAEAVRSEILPAASSPQAIRRLYEVFYANYSAMLDYELAPYQLDITLLRATEGLPPGVDLAHQTVGSMFDSADNGWKQYAARRFSVISVPGDHLNMMTEPNIGDVGLRLDEVLSAADPDLARVWDESMLDA; encoded by the coding sequence GTGACATCCGAACCGAGCGCTACTCCCCATAGACCCGAGGCGTGGCCGGTCAGCGCGTATCAACGAGATGTGTTGTCCGTGGCCTTCCGGTACGGCCCGGCGCCGGTCACCCGGAACGCCTACTGCGCGTTCCTGGACGAGCCCTTCGACATGGCGCGGCTGCAAGCCGTGGTCCGCCGGGCACTGCTCGGTGACCCCGCGCTGCGGCTGCGTTTCGAGTTCTCCGAAGGCCGTTTCTGGCAATGGGTTTCGGACGAGCTCCCCGAGGTCGAGCTGATCGACCTCAGCTGGGCGTCGGACCCCGCCGCGGCGCGCCGGGAGTGGGTGAACCGGGCCAACGTGACGCCTTCCCCGCCGCGCCGGCCGTTCCGGGTCGCCGCGCTGGTCGACGGACCCGACCACTTCCATCTCTACGTGGCGATGCACCACGCGATGATCGACGGGTGGGGTGTGAACGCGCTGTGGGCCGCCCTGGTGGACAACTACAGTCGCTCGGATCTGCCGCTCGACCTGCTCGCCGAGCCGGACCCGGTCACCGAGCAGACCGACCGCGGCGTGCGCACCTACCGCAAGATCGCCGCCGAGCACGAGGAATACCTGTCCTCCGCGCAGTGGGTCGCCGACCGCGACGCGCTGGTCCGCCGGTTCGAAGGCGTGGTTCCCGCGCTCTTCTCCGGCCGGCCGAGCACCCCGAACGTGGACCGGGGGCGCCGTCGCGTCGTGGTGGAACCCGCGTTCCTGGACCGGATTCGCGCTACCGGCTTCTCCGTCTTCGCCTTCACCGTCTCGGCGCTGGCCGCGTATCTGACCACGGTCCATCGTTCGGAGGAGGTGGTGATCGGCGTCCCGATGCTCAACCGGCACAACCCGGAGACCTTCCGGACCGCCGGACACCGGACGAACGTGGTGCCGCTGCGCATCCGGGTCGACCCGGCCGCGCCGCTGTCGGCGGTCGCATCCGAGGTGGCCGCGCAGATCCGGGAACTCAAGCGCTACGAGCGTTTTCCGTATGGCGACCTGGCGCGTGCGCTCAGCAGCGATCCGACGGCGCCGCCGCTGTTCGACGTGGCATACTCCTACATCAAGATGCCGTCGTCGGATCATCTCGACAAAATCCTCGGCACCATCGATATCGTCAATCCCGGCACGGTGCTCGAGGCCCTGAACATCCTCGCCGTCGAGCACGCGCGCGACGGTTCGCTCAACCTCCAGCTCTACTACGACCGAGATGTCTTCGACGAGAGCTTCCCGTTCGAGTCGGTCGTGCGCAGCATCGGCGCGCTCTTGGTGGCGGCGCTGGACCGGCCCGACGCCCCGATCTCGGCATTGCCGCTGATGCCCGCCCGAGAACTGGCCGCCGTCACCGCTTTCGAAACCGGTCCGCGCGAGCAGTTCCCGTACACCACGATCGACCGCTTGTTCCTCGAGGTGGCCGCCGAGCATCCGGACCGGATGGCGATCGAGCCGGTCGCGGGGTCGGGAAGGCAGGCGCTGCGCTACGGCGAGCTGTCCGCGCTGGCCGATGGATTCGCCGCCCGGCTGCGCGCGCTGGGCGTGACCGGCAACGAATGCGTCCCGGTGGTGCTGACGCGCTCGACGGAGCTGCTCATCGCGATCTTCGGCACGCTACGGGCGGGTTGCGCGTATGTGCCGTTGGATCCGGACTTTCCGGCAACGCGCATCGAAACCGTGCTCGCCGACTGCGGAGCGCGCTTCGTGGCGGCCGGGCCGGAGCACCAGGCGGTGTTCGACAAACTCGGTGTCACCCGGATCGCGGTGACCGATACCGTGCCCGCGCGCGGCGTCGAAAACGTCTCACATCCAGCCGATCTGAGTTATCTCATCTACACCTCGGGCTCCACCGGCATACCCAAAGGCGTGATGATCGAGCACCGGTCGGTGGTGAACCGGCTGACCTGGATGCAGCGGCGCTACCCGTTGCACGCGGAGGACGTGATCCTGCAGAAGACGCCGGTCACCTTCGACGTCTCGGTGTGGGAGCTGTTCTGGTGGGCGATCACCGGTGCCAGGCTGGCCTTGCTGGAGCCGGGCGGCGAGCGTGATCCGCGCCGCATCGTCGACGCCATCGCCGCGCACACGGTGACCGTGCTGCACTTCGTGCCGTCCATGCTGGCCGCGTTCGTCGACGAGCTGGCGGCCGACCCCGCGACGGTCGCGCGGATCGGCAGCCTGCGCCGGGTGTTCTGCAGCGGCGAGGCCTTGCCACCGGCGTTGGTGCGCCGATTCCACGCGGTCTTCACCGCGGCCGGGGCGACGGCGCCGGAACTGGTGAACCTCTACGGCCCGACCGAGGCCACGGTCGACGTCTCCTATTTCGACTGCCCCCGAGACGACGCGCTCGACCTGGTGCCGATCGGCCGCCCGATCGACAACATCGACCTACTCGTGCTCGACGAAACCGGCCGCCGAGTGCCGGTCGGGGTACCGGGCGAGCTGAACATCGCGGGCGTCGGCGTCGCCCGCGGATATCGCGGCAGGCCCGAGCTGACCGCGGCCGCCTTCGTCGACGACCGCGCGGTGGCGGGCCGGCGGCGCTACCGCACCGGCGACCTGGCGCGCTGGCTGCCGGACGGCAACCTCGAGTATCTCGGCCGCTTCGACGACCAGGTGAAGATCCGCGGCAACCGGGTCACGCTCGGTGAGGTGCACAACGCCATGCTCGGTTGCCGCGGGGTGCGCGCGGCGGCGGTGGTGGACGAAGTATCCGAGGCGCACGGCGTGCAGCTGGTCGGCTACTTCGTGGGAACCGACGTGACCGGGGCGGAGATCGCCGAGCAGATCGCGGCCAGACTGCCGCGCTATATGGTGCCCACCCGGCTGGTCCGGGTAGACCGGATCCCGCTGACCCGCAACGGGAAACTGGACCGGCGTGCGCTCGCCGAACAGCTCGTCCTCGGACACGGCGCGGAGCGAATCGCGGGCGGTGAGCCGCGCAACGACGTCGAGGCGCGGCTCGCGCGAGTCTGGTGCACGGTGCTGGGCGTCGAGTCGATCGGCATATACGACAACTTCTTCACGCACGGCGGCGATTCCATTCTCGCGCTGTCCGTGCGCACGGCCGCCGAGCGTGCCGGGCTCTCCTTCGACGTGGACGCCTTTTACCAGGCGCCGACCATCGCCGAGCTGGCGCGCGTCGTGCGCGCGAGCGACGGCGACCACGCGCGTGCCGTGGCGCCGCTGGCGACGGTGCCGCTGATCGACCGCGCCGCGCTGCACCACGCGGAGGACGCGTTCCCGGCCACGGCGCTGCAACTGGGCATGCTGTATCACAGCATCGAGCGGGCCGACTCGGTCACCTATAAGGACGTGTTCCGGTACCGGCTCGAGATTCCCTGGGATGACCCGGAATTCCGTGCCGCCGTGGACCGGCTGGTGCGGCGCCAGCCGGCGCTGCGGTCGTCGTTCGAGCTGAGCAGGTACTCGATTCCGCTGCAGATCGTGCATGCCGAACCGCGCTACGAGCTGGAGATCGTCGACCTCGGCGATACCGACGAATGGGACGGCGAGGAACTGATCGAGTCCTATCTCCAGGAACGCACGCACGCCCACTACGACATCTCGGTCGCTCCGCTGTTCGCCGTCCGGGTGTTCGTCCGCCCTGGCCCCCATGCGCCGGTCGGTACGGTGGATCTGGTCCTGAGCTTCCACCACGCCATCCTCGACGGCTGGAGTGTCGCCACCTCGGTGCTGGAACTATTGCTGGACTACCTGAGCCACCTCGGTATGACGCAGACCAGGATCGAGGCCACCCCGCATCCGGCGACCGTCCTGGCCGAGTACGCGCAGGCCGAACAGGGCAGCATGCACGACATCGCGGCCCGCGAGTACTGGCTGACCACACTCGCCGGAGCCGAACCCACCGCACTCACCGCGCTCGGGGCGCACCAACCGGCGGTCGCCGGAGCACCGCGAGCGAGGGCGCTGGTGCCGCGACGTCTGGCCGAGCGAGTGTCGGCGTTCGCCACGCGCCACCAGATCCCCGAGAACTCGGTCTATCTGGCCGCGCACTGCCTGGCTCTGCGGGCACTCACCGGTCGCACGGACGTCACCACCGGCGTGGTCAGGCACGGTCGTCCGGACCGCGCCGGCGCCGAACGGGTGGCCGGGCTGTTCCTCAACACCCTGCCGATCCGGTTGGACAGCACCGCGACCACGTGGCGTGCGGCGGTCGAGCAGATCGCGCGCCGGGAACGCGAGGCTTATCCCTACCGTCGTTACCCGCTGCGGTCGATCCTCGCCGACGGCGGACCGGTGTTCGAGACCGCCTTCAACTTCGTCAACTACCACGTCTTCCAGCCGATGGTCGTGCTGGACGGGGTGCGTCTGGTGGACTTCGACGTGCGCGAGGAGACCAACTTCCAGCTGCTGGTGACCGCGGCGACCGACCCGCGCGACGGCCGGATGTGGCTGCGCGTCGACGGCGATCACACGCTGAGCGCCGAGCAGTGCGAGACCGTGGCACTCACCCAGCTGCGCATGCTGGCCGGGATCGTGGCAGACCCCGACGCCGCGCTCGACCTCGGTGCCGGCCCGGCGGCCGCCCGCGACGTCGGCGCGCTGGTGGCCGAGGCCGCCGCGCTCGATCCGGCGGGCATCGCCGTGGCCGGCGACGACGAATCCCTCACCTACGACGAACTGATCGAACGATCCGATCGGCTGGCGCGGCGCCTGGTCGGGCTGGGCGTGTCGCCAGGCGACCGGGTCGGCATCCTGATGGGGCGGCGTGCGGAACTGATCCTGCTCGTGCTGGCGCTGACCAGGATCGGCGCCGCGTGCGTTCCCTTGGACGTCAGCTACCCGCGGGCCAGGCTGAACCTGATGATCGACCGCGCTCGCCCGCATCGCGTGATCGCCGACGCCGACTATCGCGACATCGTCGACGACGCCGACTTGGTGCTCGACACCACCGTGCTCTTCGACGACTCGGCAGAACTGCCGGATGTCGCTATGCCCGACCAGGTTTCGCCGGACGCGGTGGCCTACGTGCTGTTCACCTCCGGATCGACCGGCGAGCCCAAGGGCGTCGCGATGCCGCATCGCGGCCTGACCTCGCTGGTGGATTGGCAGATCCGCGCGGCGACCGGCATCGGACTGCGCAGCACGTTGCAGTTGGCGCCGTTGAGTTTCGACGTGTCGTTCCAAGAGATCTTCACCACCCTCGCGGCGGGGTCCACCCTGCGGGTGAGTTCGGCCGACCTGCGCTCCAACGTCGAGCAACTGCTCGAGACCGTGGTGCAGGAGCGCATCGAACGACTGTTCCTGCCGTACGTGGCGTTGCAGGCGTTCGCGGAGGCGGCAGTGGCTCTGCGGAGGTTCCCGACCGACCTGAAGGTGCTGATCTCCTCCGGTGAGCAGCTGCGCATCACCGACGAGATCCGCGCGCTGTGCAAGGTGGTTCCGGGTCTGGTGCTGGAAAACCAGTACGGCCCCACTGAATCCCACGTCGCCACCACATTCACGCTGCACGGTCCGGCCGACGAGTTCCCCGCACTGCCGCCCATCGGCCGAGCCGTGGACGGCGACACCGTGGAGTTGCTCGACAGCGCACTTCGCCCGGTGCCCGACGGCGTGATCGGCGAGATCTATCTCGGCGGACGTTCCCTCGCGCGCGGCTACGAGGGCAGGCCCGCACTCACCGCCCAGCGGTTCGTGGCCACGCACGCGGGCGGAATCCGGTACCGCACCGGCGATCTGGGCGTCCGACTATTCTCCGGCGACATCGTCTGCCTGGGCCGCAGCGACAGCCAGGTGAAGATCCGGGGTTTCCGGGTGGAGCCGGCGGAAGTGGAATTGGGCATCCTCGGGCTGGTGGAGAAGTTCCCCGGCATCACCGAGGCGGCCGTGGTGGCCCGCGGTTTCGGTGGTATCGACGGGTCGCTGATCGCGTTCTTGGTCGGCTCGGCGGAACAGACCGATCTGGCCGCGCTGCGGCACGATCTGCGGGCGGTGCTGCCCGCGCACATGGTGCCGTCGCGGTTCATCTGGCTCGACGAGCTGCCCCGTACGCCCAGCGGCAAACGTGATGACGCGACCCTGCGCGAGTACGGCGAGGACGTCACGGATTCGGTCGCGGCGCAGCGGGAACCGGCCGACGAGTACGAGCGGTCGGCGGTGCAGTTGCTCGCCGAGTACGCGGGATTGCGCGCGATCGGCGTGGACGACGATTTCTTCGCGGTGGGCGGGACCTCGATCGGGGCCATGCGGGTGGTGATGGCGCTGACGCGGCGGTGGGGGGTCGAAGTGCCGCTGGACGCGTTCATCAGCGCACCCACCGCTGCCGGGCTCGCCACGCTGGTGCGCGCGGGCGGCGATGTCCATCGCACCTTCGACCCGCTGGTGCCGCTCAGTGCGGAGGGCACCAAGCCGCCGCTGTTCCTGGTGCACCCGATCGGCGGAAATGTGCTGTGCTACTTGACCCTCGTGCGGTACCTGGATCCTGATCGCCCGGTGTACGGACTGCAGGCGGCGGGCGCGGACCCGGGTAGTGCGCCGGAGAAGACGATCGCGGCGATGACCGAGTCGTACCTGGAGGCGGTGCGGCGGGTGCATCCGACCGGCCCGTATCACCTGGCGGGCTGGTCGTTCGGCGGCTACGTCGCCTTGGAGATGGCACGTCAGCTTCCCGAGGAGGAAGTGTCCAGCGTGACGTTGCTGGACACGATGGCGCTACGCGCACAAGCGCGCACACCGATCCCGGAGGAGAAACTGATCCGGTGGTTCTTCCTCGAGCTGCTCTGGTACGCGCGCGGAAGTCAGTCGGCCCTGGTCGATTTCGAGCCGGACGTGCACGGTTCCGAGGAGCTGTTCGCGGCGATGCTCGCCGAGGCGGTGCGGTCGGAGATCCTGCCCGCCGCTAGCTCGCCGCAGGCGATCCGGCGGCTCTACGAGGTGTTCTACGCCAACTACTCGGCGATGCTGGACTATGAGCTCGCGCCTTACCAGCTCGATATCACCCTGCTGCGCGCCACCGAGGGGCTGCCGCCAGGCGTCGATCTGGCGCACCAGACCGTCGGCAGCATGTTCGACAGCGCGGACAACGGCTGGAAGCAGTACGCGGCCCGCCGGTTCTCGGTGATCTCGGTGCCCGGCGATCACCTGAACATGATGACCGAACCGAACATCGGCGACGTGGGGCTGCGCTTGGACGAGGTGCTGTCCGCCGCCGATCCCGACCTGGCCCGGGTGTGGGACGAATCCATGCTGGACGCCTGA